One stretch of Candidatus Paceibacterota bacterium DNA includes these proteins:
- a CDS encoding class I tRNA ligase family protein, producing MSEESKAKSKIAEREEKILKFWKENKIFEKSLEKVAPHGKFVFYDGPPFATGLPHAGSLLGSIIKDVIPRYKTMQGYNVRRRWGWDCHGLPIESLVEKKLELKTKKDIETLGVSKFNKEARNTVLQYAKDWEQYIERIGRWVEFENAYKTMDNSYIESVWWALSQMNEKDLLYEGRKVLMYCPHCETPLAKAEIAMDNSYKDITEEAVTIKFHLKSGQKIGDFTSDENTYLLAWTTTPWTLPANVALAVGENILYRRIHDAPLSKFYFVADGLVTSVFGEDPRYLKAEVITGAELAGLEYEPLFDVPKVGQSDKAYKVYLADFVNTEEGTGVVHTAVIYGEDDYQLGLKEGLPMVPLLNAGGKYNDDAPEFLRGKFIKKAENEIKEDLENRGLLFERKNNTHSYPHCYRCGTALIYNAVSSWFINIQKIKEKLLKLNEKINWVPEHLKHGRFQNIVENAPDWTISRNRYWASPLPIWKNEKGEKIVIGSIEELKKHTKKSGNKYFVMRHGRAQNNELNIASGKATNLHHLTDDGREAVLKNSQKFKEKVDLIFVSPFVRTKETAEIIRESLGLPTEAVIEDVRLSELNFGEFEGKTIDEYQKCYPNTPELFDKHPSGGENELDVKKRVGDFLYEIESKFTNKNILIISHGDPVWMAQAIAEGASIPSMLWILEEHYPKYAEINELKFVPLPHNENYELDLHKPYIDEVELVDEKGNELKRIPEVVDCWVESGSMPFAELHYPSENKEEFKSRFPGDFIAEYIAQTRTWFYYMHVLGVALFDSVSFKNVVTTGTILAADGSKMSKSKSNYTDPLVNLDKFSADAFRFYLMSSVVMQAEDLNFRDEELREAHNRVVNILWNCLSFFEMYKGSSEEDVQKIKIKESVLDRWVISRLNQTIKETTDSLDSFNTAKACRAMRDFIEDFSTWYLRRSRDRFKSENAEERGQVIQTGKFVLGEFSKIIAPIIPFIAEHIHQSLGGHGESVHLTSWPKVGEIDEKLISDMELTREVVSEALMARNAAGIKVRQPLQTLKIQDDRLKDKNEFIELIKDELNIKEVIFDRNLENGFWLDTTITPELAREGHVREFIRAVQDLRKEKGLTPDQKVVLQVETSAEGQIFIESAKSEISKPTNLSEIVFQNNDGPELKIENYELKIKIG from the coding sequence ATGTCAGAAGAGTCTAAAGCCAAAAGCAAAATAGCTGAACGAGAAGAAAAAATACTGAAATTCTGGAAGGAGAATAAAATTTTTGAGAAGTCTTTAGAGAAAGTAGCTCCTCATGGGAAGTTTGTGTTTTATGATGGTCCGCCGTTTGCCACTGGTTTGCCTCATGCCGGAAGTTTACTTGGATCAATAATAAAAGATGTCATCCCTCGTTATAAAACTATGCAGGGTTATAATGTGCGCCGTCGTTGGGGTTGGGATTGCCACGGCCTACCGATTGAATCTCTTGTAGAGAAAAAGCTCGAGCTAAAAACTAAGAAGGATATTGAAACCTTGGGAGTAAGTAAATTCAACAAAGAAGCGAGAAATACCGTTCTTCAGTATGCCAAAGATTGGGAGCAATATATTGAACGCATAGGTCGCTGGGTTGAGTTCGAGAATGCCTACAAAACTATGGACAATTCGTATATCGAATCCGTCTGGTGGGCGCTTTCTCAAATGAATGAAAAGGATTTGCTTTACGAAGGCAGGAAAGTTTTGATGTACTGTCCGCATTGTGAGACGCCACTCGCCAAAGCTGAAATCGCTATGGACAATTCGTACAAAGATATTACCGAAGAAGCAGTTACTATTAAATTTCATCTAAAATCTGGTCAAAAGATTGGAGATTTTACTTCAGATGAAAATACTTATCTTCTTGCCTGGACTACCACACCATGGACTCTTCCAGCGAATGTTGCTTTGGCGGTTGGAGAGAATATTTTATATCGCAGGATTCACGATGCGCCTTTGAGTAAATTTTATTTTGTAGCGGATGGTTTAGTCACAAGTGTTTTTGGAGAGGATCCAAGATATCTAAAGGCTGAAGTAATAACAGGTGCTGAATTAGCTGGTTTGGAATACGAGCCATTATTTGACGTGCCGAAAGTAGGGCAGTCAGATAAAGCATACAAAGTTTATCTAGCCGATTTCGTAAATACAGAAGAAGGTACCGGTGTCGTCCACACGGCTGTGATTTATGGAGAGGATGATTATCAACTTGGTTTGAAGGAGGGGCTTCCTATGGTGCCACTACTTAACGCTGGAGGTAAATACAACGATGACGCTCCAGAATTTCTGCGAGGCAAATTTATAAAAAAGGCTGAAAATGAAATAAAAGAAGATTTGGAAAATAGAGGATTACTTTTTGAACGCAAGAATAATACGCACTCTTACCCACACTGTTATCGTTGCGGTACAGCTCTTATCTACAACGCCGTTTCTTCTTGGTTTATAAATATTCAGAAAATAAAAGAAAAACTTCTGAAATTAAATGAAAAAATAAATTGGGTACCTGAGCATTTAAAACATGGGCGTTTTCAAAACATAGTTGAGAATGCTCCTGATTGGACGATATCTCGCAATCGTTATTGGGCCTCACCTTTACCTATTTGGAAAAATGAAAAAGGAGAGAAAATAGTGATCGGCTCGATCGAAGAATTAAAAAAGCACACAAAGAAAAGTGGTAACAAATATTTCGTCATGCGTCATGGGCGAGCGCAGAACAATGAGCTCAATATCGCAAGTGGGAAGGCAACAAATTTGCATCATCTCACTGACGATGGCAGAGAAGCTGTTTTAAAAAATTCTCAAAAATTTAAAGAAAAGGTGGATCTTATCTTTGTCTCACCATTTGTACGTACCAAAGAAACTGCAGAGATAATTCGAGAGTCCTTGGGCTTGCCAACAGAAGCCGTCATTGAAGATGTCCGCTTGTCAGAATTAAATTTCGGTGAATTTGAAGGCAAGACCATTGATGAGTATCAAAAGTGTTACCCCAATACGCCAGAGCTTTTCGATAAACACCCAAGCGGCGGAGAAAATGAATTAGATGTTAAGAAGCGAGTAGGAGATTTTCTCTATGAGATTGAAAGTAAGTTCACGAACAAAAATATTCTCATTATTTCTCATGGAGATCCTGTGTGGATGGCTCAGGCTATAGCCGAAGGGGCAAGTATTCCCAGCATGCTTTGGATTCTTGAAGAACATTATCCAAAATACGCTGAGATAAATGAACTTAAATTTGTTCCACTCCCTCACAACGAAAATTATGAGCTCGATCTGCACAAGCCTTATATAGACGAAGTGGAACTTGTGGATGAGAAGGGGAATGAATTGAAGAGGATACCCGAAGTTGTTGATTGTTGGGTCGAATCAGGCTCAATGCCGTTTGCCGAATTGCATTATCCTTCAGAAAATAAAGAAGAATTCAAATCGCGTTTCCCGGGAGATTTTATTGCAGAATATATCGCTCAAACGCGAACATGGTTTTACTATATGCACGTTTTAGGAGTAGCTCTTTTTGATTCGGTTTCCTTTAAAAATGTAGTAACAACAGGCACTATTCTTGCCGCTGATGGCAGTAAAATGTCGAAATCGAAGTCTAACTATACCGATCCACTAGTTAATCTTGATAAATTCTCAGCTGATGCTTTTAGGTTTTATCTTATGAGTAGCGTGGTGATGCAAGCTGAAGATCTAAATTTTAGAGATGAAGAGTTGAGAGAAGCTCATAATAGAGTAGTAAATATTTTATGGAACTGCCTTAGTTTTTTTGAAATGTATAAAGGAAGTTCTGAAGAAGATGTTCAAAAAATAAAAATCAAAGAAAGTGTTTTGGACAGATGGGTTATTTCAAGATTGAACCAGACGATAAAAGAGACTACGGATTCGCTCGATAGTTTTAATACAGCTAAGGCGTGTCGGGCGATGAGAGATTTTATTGAAGATTTTTCTACCTGGTATTTGAGGCGTTCTCGGGATCGTTTTAAAAGTGAGAATGCGGAAGAGAGAGGACAAGTGATTCAAACAGGAAAGTTTGTGTTGGGCGAATTTTCCAAAATCATCGCTCCTATAATCCCTTTCATCGCCGAACACATACATCAATCGCTCGGTGGCCACGGCGAGAGCGTGCATCTTACCTCATGGCCTAAAGTGGGTGAGATTGATGAAAAATTAATTTCAGATATGGAGCTGACTCGCGAAGTTGTTTCTGAGGCACTCATGGCTCGCAATGCTGCAGGCATAAAAGTTCGTCAACCTTTGCAGACCCTTAAAATTCAAGATGATAGATTGAAAGATAAAAATGAGTTTATTGAATTGATAAAAGATGAATTAAATATTAAAGAAGTTATTTTTGATCGAAATTTAGAAAACGGCTTTTGGCTTGATACGACTATTACTCCTGAACTTGCCAGGGAAGGCCATGTGCGGGAATTTATTCGTGCGGTGCAGGATTTGCGTAAAGAGAAGGGCCTGACTCCAGATCAGAAGGTAGTTTTGCAAGTGGAAACTTCTGCCGAAGGTCAAATTTTCATCGAATCTGCCAAATCCGAAATCTCCAAACCGACCAACCTATCAGAAATAGTTTTCCAAAACAACGACGGCCCAGAATTGAAAATCGAAAATTATGAATTGAAAATTAAAATTGGGTAA
- a CDS encoding glycine--tRNA ligase yields the protein MKEEDKLSKIVALCKRRGFIFPGSEIYGGLSGTWDYGPYGAEMANNIKNLWWKMFVTDREDMYGVDAAIIMNPKAWEASGHVSGFSDPLVECEKCHHRFRADHLEDKNTCPDCGGKLGGEKQFNMMFKTFVGATEDENSVSYLRPETAGGMFVNFKNVVDSMHPKIPFGLAQIGKAFRNEIAPRDFIFRSREFRQMEVEYFVRPEEWEKSFEEWRMVIHSWMEAIGLDKSHIHELEVKDEDRAHYSKRTIDFEFDYPFGRKELYGLAYRTDFDLKAHAAASGIDLSYFDEDPPAGGKERFVPHVIEPSLGVDRTILAVLSDAYTEDDPPAGGEGVREYLKLKPAIAPVKVAVFPLLKNKPELVAKAREIYKSLKKEFGAVEFDDNGNIGKRYRRQDEIGTPFCITVDFDTLEKNGGVTVRDRDTGKQERVAESELVQFLKGKLS from the coding sequence ATGAAAGAAGAGGATAAATTAAGTAAGATAGTGGCGCTTTGTAAGAGGAGGGGGTTTATTTTTCCTGGCTCCGAAATCTACGGTGGCCTTTCCGGTACTTGGGATTATGGTCCGTATGGAGCTGAAATGGCAAACAACATAAAAAATCTCTGGTGGAAAATGTTCGTGACGGATAGAGAGGATATGTATGGGGTTGATGCCGCTATCATCATGAATCCTAAAGCATGGGAAGCCTCTGGTCATGTTTCTGGCTTTTCTGATCCGCTTGTCGAATGCGAAAAATGCCACCATCGTTTTCGAGCCGATCATTTAGAAGACAAAAATACCTGTCCTGATTGTGGCGGAAAATTAGGAGGTGAGAAGCAGTTTAATATGATGTTTAAAACTTTTGTAGGGGCTACGGAAGACGAAAATTCTGTTTCCTATTTGAGGCCGGAAACTGCTGGTGGCATGTTTGTAAATTTCAAAAACGTGGTGGACAGTATGCATCCCAAAATTCCGTTTGGCTTAGCTCAAATTGGTAAAGCATTTAGAAACGAAATAGCTCCGCGAGATTTTATTTTTCGTTCTCGTGAATTTAGGCAGATGGAAGTGGAGTATTTTGTTCGCCCTGAAGAATGGGAGAAATCTTTTGAAGAGTGGAGAATGGTGATACATTCTTGGATGGAGGCAATTGGTTTAGATAAATCTCACATTCACGAATTGGAAGTGAAAGATGAAGATCGGGCACACTATTCAAAAAGAACTATCGATTTTGAATTCGACTATCCATTCGGCAGGAAAGAGTTGTACGGGTTGGCTTATAGGACCGACTTTGATTTGAAAGCCCATGCCGCCGCTTCCGGTATTGATCTGTCATATTTTGACGAAGATCCGCCAGCCGGCGGAAAAGAGCGTTTTGTGCCACATGTTATTGAGCCGTCTCTTGGAGTAGACAGGACTATTCTTGCTGTCCTTTCCGATGCTTATACTGAAGATGATCCGCCAGCCGGCGGAGAAGGAGTAAGAGAATATTTGAAACTGAAACCTGCTATCGCTCCGGTGAAAGTCGCTGTGTTCCCACTTTTGAAAAATAAGCCGGAGCTTGTAGCCAAAGCCAGAGAAATTTATAAAAGTTTGAAAAAAGAATTTGGGGCAGTGGAGTTCGACGACAATGGCAACATCGGTAAGCGTTATCGCCGCCAAGATGAAATCGGCACACCATTTTGCATTACTGTCGATTTCGATACTCTTGAGAAAAATGGAGGCGTCACTGTTCGCGATCGCGACACTGGAAAACAAGAAAGGGTTGCCGAATCAGAACTCGTACAATTTTTGAAAGGCAAGTTATCTTAA
- a CDS encoding pitrilysin family protein, with product MNYQKKVLENGMRIVVVPVPGAPSLTVAAMVEAGSKYESRKENGISHFLEHMFFKGTKNRPTTLAITKEFDGLGAENNASTSQESTYYYAKSHPKHFDQMLDVISDIYQNSSLPGAEIEKEKGVVIEEMNMYKDLPQEIVGEIFQELLYGDTPAGREILGTEENVKSFTRENISDYMQKHYVASATTVVVAGDISPATAFEKVTKAFENIKIGEKIEKEKVIEKQAEPRVKLKFKETDQSHIIIGVRAFDMYNPRSRTLNLLGVVLGQGMSSRLFQKMREELGICYYIGAGARKLTDHGFFAISAGVDKKRIEEAVKEILKEMKKIRDEEVGEEELRKAKDYMLGHLYLGLESSDSLAEFYGFQELFKKEIKTPKDIEEEVEKITAQDLQKVARDIMRNEGLNMAVVGNYGEKDLENFIKILTL from the coding sequence ATGAATTATCAAAAGAAAGTTTTAGAAAATGGTATGAGGATCGTCGTGGTACCAGTGCCGGGTGCGCCTTCGCTCACTGTCGCCGCTATGGTTGAGGCTGGTTCAAAGTATGAAAGTAGGAAGGAGAATGGCATCTCCCATTTCCTAGAGCATATGTTTTTCAAAGGCACTAAAAATAGGCCGACTACTCTTGCTATCACCAAGGAATTCGATGGCTTAGGAGCGGAAAACAATGCCTCTACTAGTCAAGAATCGACCTACTACTATGCCAAGTCGCACCCAAAACATTTTGATCAAATGCTCGATGTTATTTCCGACATCTATCAAAACTCCTCTCTACCAGGAGCTGAAATCGAAAAAGAAAAAGGGGTAGTGATCGAGGAAATGAATATGTATAAAGATTTACCTCAGGAAATTGTCGGCGAAATTTTTCAAGAACTCTTGTACGGTGATACTCCAGCTGGTCGAGAAATATTGGGTACTGAAGAAAACGTAAAATCTTTCACCCGTGAAAATATTTCAGATTATATGCAAAAACATTATGTCGCTTCTGCTACTACTGTGGTAGTCGCAGGCGATATTTCTCCAGCAACTGCTTTTGAAAAAGTGACAAAGGCTTTTGAGAATATAAAAATAGGCGAAAAGATAGAAAAAGAAAAGGTAATCGAAAAACAAGCAGAGCCAAGAGTGAAACTAAAATTCAAAGAGACGGATCAGTCACATATTATTATTGGTGTAAGGGCTTTCGATATGTACAATCCTCGTTCCCGAACTTTAAATCTGCTCGGGGTCGTTCTCGGCCAAGGTATGAGCTCTAGGCTTTTTCAAAAAATGCGGGAAGAACTTGGCATTTGCTACTACATCGGAGCGGGTGCTCGTAAACTGACCGATCATGGATTTTTTGCTATCTCTGCTGGAGTAGATAAAAAGCGTATCGAAGAAGCGGTGAAGGAAATCCTGAAGGAAATGAAAAAGATTAGGGATGAGGAGGTGGGAGAGGAGGAATTGCGCAAGGCCAAGGATTATATGCTGGGCCATTTGTATCTTGGCCTCGAGTCCTCCGATTCTTTAGCAGAGTTTTATGGTTTTCAAGAGTTATTTAAAAAAGAGATAAAAACTCCGAAGGATATCGAGGAGGAAGTGGAAAAAATAACGGCGCAAGATTTGCAAAAAGTAGCTAGGGATATCATGAGGAACGAGGGCCTCAACATGGCGGTAGTCGGTAATTATGGAGAAAAGGATTTAGAAAATTTTATTAAAATACTGACATTGTGA
- a CDS encoding recombination protein O N-terminal domain-containing protein produces MYHKYNTEGIVMRGSERGEASRSVNIFTKEFGIIYASVQSARSINSKLRSSTTDFAEGNITLLRGRNEWKVVGAENRKNLFYTLDSSQKRAIASRVFLLLSKITGEEKNTDLYEIVSDFLLSLEKSSEQAVDAVERLGVLKILKNQGLVSESEEELEQISKDAKRAIVVINNSLKAVYES; encoded by the coding sequence ATGTATCACAAATACAACACCGAAGGCATAGTGATGCGGGGCAGTGAAAGAGGCGAGGCGAGTAGAAGTGTAAATATTTTCACAAAGGAGTTTGGTATTATTTATGCCAGTGTCCAAAGTGCTCGCAGTATCAATTCCAAGTTACGCTCTTCTACCACTGATTTTGCGGAGGGTAACATTACTCTTTTGCGAGGTAGGAATGAATGGAAGGTGGTCGGCGCGGAAAATAGGAAGAACCTTTTTTATACTCTAGATTCTTCTCAAAAGAGAGCCATCGCTTCTCGAGTATTTCTTTTGCTTTCCAAAATTACAGGCGAAGAAAAAAATACGGATTTGTATGAAATAGTTTCTGATTTTCTTCTCTCTCTTGAAAAGTCGAGTGAGCAGGCAGTCGACGCTGTCGAGCGACTGGGAGTTTTGAAAATTTTAAAAAACCAAGGGCTTGTGAGTGAAAGCGAGGAGGAATTGGAGCAAATCTCCAAAGATGCAAAACGAGCAATAGTCGTTATAAATAACTCGCTTAAGGCTGTGTACGAGTCGTGA
- the argS gene encoding arginine--tRNA ligase has product MIKQKIESWIKETLAIEKLVLEHPADMERGDFTFVSHSTNPQDDFESLNSKKLPEIEKIELANGRFINIFLTEQFFTDVITEVVEKGDDYGKSNLLDGQKIFIEHTQQNPFKEFHIGHLMPNTIGDSVARIIKANRAETKVASYHGDVGLHVAKAVWGKLQKPEVSWGEAYAYGASQYEDNKEKIVEINKKVYDRSSEQINNLYDTGRAESLESFEKIYLKLDSHFDFHFFESESGKLGQEIVSKNIGKVFEESEGAIIFKGENFEPKTHTRVFLSKEGLPTYEAKEVGLAKIKKEKWPDYTQSITVTANEQDSFFDVAEVTIGEIFPELRGKLKHLSHGMLKLKEGKMSSRTGNIITAESLIDQVKEKIKEKIDDDKIAEEIAIGAIKFSILRQAIGGDIIFDFDTSISFEGDSGPYLQYAAVRANSVLEKANYTTKSPTPRVTLSVGWKTTDLERMLYRFPEVVETAYKEYAPHKIVSYLLDLASRFNSFYANEKIIDESDPASPYKLALTQAVATVLKNGLYLLGIKVPERM; this is encoded by the coding sequence GTGATTAAGCAAAAAATCGAAAGCTGGATCAAGGAAACTTTGGCTATAGAAAAATTAGTCCTGGAACACCCGGCAGATATGGAACGCGGTGATTTTACTTTTGTATCGCATTCTACAAATCCCCAAGACGATTTTGAAAGTTTAAACTCTAAAAAACTACCAGAAATAGAAAAAATAGAACTCGCAAATGGTCGCTTCATAAATATTTTCCTGACTGAACAGTTTTTCACTGATGTGATAACAGAGGTAGTAGAGAAAGGAGATGATTATGGAAAAAGTAATTTGCTCGATGGCCAGAAAATCTTTATAGAACACACTCAACAAAATCCTTTTAAAGAATTTCATATCGGTCACCTTATGCCAAACACGATTGGTGACTCTGTAGCGAGGATTATCAAGGCAAACCGCGCTGAAACGAAAGTGGCGAGCTATCATGGTGATGTCGGGCTTCATGTGGCCAAAGCTGTATGGGGTAAGTTGCAGAAGCCGGAAGTTAGTTGGGGGGAAGCCTATGCTTATGGAGCGAGTCAGTATGAAGATAATAAAGAGAAGATAGTAGAAATAAATAAAAAAGTGTATGACAGGAGTAGTGAGCAAATAAATAATTTATACGATACCGGAAGAGCCGAAAGTTTAGAAAGTTTTGAGAAAATTTATTTAAAATTAGACAGCCATTTCGATTTTCACTTTTTTGAGAGTGAAAGCGGTAAGCTGGGTCAAGAAATCGTTAGTAAAAATATCGGCAAGGTTTTTGAAGAGTCGGAAGGGGCAATTATATTTAAAGGGGAAAATTTTGAACCTAAGACACACACACGAGTTTTTTTGAGTAAAGAAGGTTTACCGACATATGAAGCGAAGGAAGTGGGGCTCGCAAAGATAAAGAAAGAAAAATGGCCAGATTACACGCAGTCGATCACGGTGACCGCCAATGAGCAGGATAGTTTTTTTGATGTGGCGGAAGTTACTATCGGAGAAATATTTCCAGAGCTCAGGGGTAAACTTAAACATTTGTCCCACGGCATGCTCAAGTTAAAAGAGGGCAAGATGTCTAGCCGAACAGGTAACATTATTACAGCCGAATCGCTCATTGATCAGGTCAAAGAAAAGATCAAAGAAAAAATCGATGACGATAAGATTGCGGAGGAGATAGCGATTGGAGCTATCAAGTTTTCGATATTAAGGCAGGCGATCGGGGGGGACATTATTTTTGATTTTGATACTTCTATTTCTTTTGAAGGTGATTCGGGGCCATATTTGCAATATGCAGCTGTGAGAGCTAACTCTGTTCTTGAAAAAGCAAATTACACCACAAAATCCCCAACACCAAGGGTGACCCTTAGTGTTGGGTGGAAAACTACTGATTTAGAGAGAATGCTTTACAGATTCCCAGAAGTAGTCGAGACAGCCTATAAAGAATACGCTCCACACAAAATAGTTTCCTATTTGCTTGATCTCGCATCTCGCTTCAACAGTTTTTATGCTAACGAAAAAATAATTGACGAGTCCGACCCTGCTTCTCCTTACAAACTGGCTCTTACCCAAGCTGTTGCCACTGTCCTAAAAAACGGTCTCTACCTTCTCGGAATCAAGGTTCCCGAGAGAATGTAA
- a CDS encoding sigma-70 family RNA polymerase sigma factor, protein MRKARVVSIDEFRDPELVEEVETEPISDEPPLEELFEIEQETDLEEEVSTLDEPDNDIVRKYLVSIGGWKILKMEDEARLGKRILKGDLSARNELVEHNLRLVIAVAKKYTRWSGMDFLDLIQEGNVGLMKGAKKFDYRKGFKFSTCAMWWIRQQITRAIADKSRTIRVPVHMNGVLSNVRKAIRKIAAGESIDQLLVSPEAIMAETGKSRQEILRALDIMKRCDVYSLEHPVGYSKGVSFEDSNLGDLVKDDKPDAVLVSQAAKELRNLVCDHSNFLSSLRKIVSKKVFIAFCLRYGMNDGSLEHKILEEIGDLLNFTREMARQSIESVWFKHGPSCGYVRIEFEEELARRSALMEILLGYGFQTPKPKVFFKTLDLVLKLIVRRTRLTFNFTLQEFVTLYASSPAKQAAVFAMRQRGVDFNEICAVCMISKEQAQAAFMMADMEQEKNPNFREKLQSIARPIGADMSRS, encoded by the coding sequence ATGAGAAAAGCTCGAGTTGTATCAATCGATGAGTTCCGGGATCCGGAGCTTGTCGAAGAAGTTGAAACAGAGCCAATTTCAGACGAGCCACCTCTAGAGGAGCTCTTCGAAATTGAACAAGAGACTGATCTTGAAGAAGAAGTCTCTACGCTAGATGAACCTGACAATGACATTGTGCGAAAGTACCTTGTCAGCATTGGTGGGTGGAAGATCCTGAAAATGGAGGACGAAGCTCGTCTTGGCAAGAGAATACTGAAAGGTGACCTTTCTGCCAGGAATGAACTTGTCGAGCACAACCTCCGTCTTGTCATAGCAGTTGCTAAGAAATATACAAGATGGAGCGGTATGGATTTTCTGGACTTGATTCAGGAAGGCAATGTCGGCCTGATGAAAGGTGCAAAGAAGTTCGACTATCGTAAAGGGTTTAAGTTCTCGACCTGCGCCATGTGGTGGATCCGTCAGCAAATCACGAGGGCCATTGCCGACAAGTCGCGGACCATTCGAGTTCCCGTACACATGAATGGAGTCTTGAGTAATGTCCGCAAGGCAATCCGTAAAATTGCTGCCGGTGAATCCATTGACCAACTCCTTGTTTCCCCAGAAGCTATCATGGCTGAAACGGGAAAGTCCAGACAAGAAATTCTCAGGGCTTTGGATATCATGAAGAGATGTGATGTTTACTCTCTCGAACATCCAGTAGGTTATTCGAAAGGAGTCTCTTTTGAGGATTCTAATTTGGGTGATCTTGTCAAGGACGACAAACCCGATGCCGTGCTTGTTTCTCAAGCCGCGAAGGAGTTGAGGAATCTCGTTTGTGACCATTCGAACTTCCTCTCTAGCTTGAGGAAAATCGTGAGTAAAAAGGTTTTCATAGCCTTTTGCTTGCGATACGGCATGAACGATGGCTCGCTCGAGCACAAGATCCTAGAAGAAATAGGCGACCTCTTGAATTTCACCCGTGAGATGGCACGCCAGTCGATCGAAAGTGTTTGGTTTAAACACGGTCCCTCTTGTGGGTATGTTCGAATCGAATTCGAGGAGGAGCTTGCTAGACGATCTGCGCTTATGGAAATACTTTTAGGTTACGGTTTTCAAACTCCTAAACCAAAAGTGTTTTTCAAGACTCTTGATCTAGTGCTGAAGTTGATCGTTAGGCGTACCCGCCTCACTTTTAATTTCACCCTTCAAGAATTCGTCACGCTTTATGCATCATCCCCCGCCAAACAAGCAGCAGTTTTTGCTATGAGGCAGAGGGGCGTCGATTTCAATGAGATCTGCGCAGTCTGCATGATTTCCAAGGAACAAGCACAAGCAGCATTCATGATGGCCGACATGGAGCAGGAAAAGAATCCGAATTTCAGGGAAAAGCTCCAGTCCATAGCAAGGCCTATTGGTGCCGATATGTCTAGATCGTGA
- a CDS encoding AI-2E family transporter, producing the protein MAVSSPKMTNIATSTMFRAVLVLLFFGALFYLRDIVLVVILSIVVASAIEPGTRFLSRRNVPRLLSVILMYLLLIALLAGVFYFLFLPILSETLGFLSSLPGYLGDLKVWNPLESSGFLADSPLQEITKSFSLVDIVSQLDTVINKFSGGFFSTASAIFGGIFSFVLVIVLSFYLSVEEDGVASFLKIVIPKKQEAYIIDLWRRSQHKIGLWMQGQLVLAVIVAVLVFLGLTLLRVENALLLAVVAGLFEIIPVFGPILAAIPAVAISIVSGGIAPALLVIGLYVIIQQFENQLIYPLVVKKVIGVPPIVSILAIIIGGKLAGFMGVIISVPIAAALMEFLSDVEKSKSA; encoded by the coding sequence ATGGCTGTTTCTTCTCCCAAAATGACGAACATTGCTACGAGCACCATGTTTAGGGCTGTGCTGGTACTTCTTTTCTTTGGAGCTCTCTTCTACTTACGTGACATTGTGCTTGTGGTTATTCTCTCTATCGTGGTCGCTTCGGCTATCGAGCCGGGTACTCGCTTCTTGTCACGGCGTAATGTGCCGAGGCTTCTCTCTGTCATCTTGATGTATCTCCTCCTTATCGCTTTGCTTGCTGGCGTTTTTTACTTCCTTTTCTTACCGATTCTAAGCGAAACCTTAGGTTTTCTCTCTAGTTTACCTGGCTACTTGGGCGATCTTAAAGTGTGGAATCCACTTGAATCTTCTGGTTTTCTTGCTGACAGTCCTCTCCAAGAAATTACTAAAAGTTTTTCTCTGGTTGATATCGTCAGTCAGCTCGATACCGTTATCAATAAATTTTCTGGTGGCTTCTTCTCTACCGCCAGCGCTATTTTTGGTGGCATCTTTTCTTTCGTTCTGGTCATTGTTCTTTCCTTTTATTTATCGGTTGAGGAAGATGGTGTCGCTAGTTTTCTCAAAATTGTCATTCCTAAAAAGCAGGAGGCCTATATCATCGATTTGTGGCGCCGCTCTCAGCATAAAATAGGTTTATGGATGCAAGGTCAGCTGGTGCTAGCAGTCATTGTCGCTGTATTAGTTTTCCTTGGCCTCACCTTGCTTCGAGTGGAAAACGCCTTGCTTCTTGCTGTCGTGGCGGGATTGTTTGAAATAATTCCTGTATTTGGTCCTATTCTTGCTGCCATTCCTGCTGTCGCTATATCGATAGTGAGCGGTGGCATCGCTCCAGCTCTCCTTGTCATTGGTCTTTATGTCATCATCCAACAGTTTGAAAACCAACTTATTTATCCTCTGGTGGTCAAAAAAGTCATAGGCGTGCCGCCTATTGTTTCCATCCTGGCCATTATTATAGGTGGCAAGCTGGCCGGTTTTATGGGTGTTATTATTTCAGTTCCTATCGCCGCCGCTCTTATGGAATTCCTTTCTGATGTCGAAAAAAGTAAAAGTGCCTAA